One part of the Vicia villosa cultivar HV-30 ecotype Madison, WI linkage group LG6, Vvil1.0, whole genome shotgun sequence genome encodes these proteins:
- the LOC131614409 gene encoding F-box/kelch-repeat protein At3g23880-like: MNPSPIILPDDLIAELLSFLPVKYLLQFKCVCNSWKILISDSAFVKLHLKRSATQNPMLALIMYHVKINPRESPYSNDYEYEQSYSVVPYLSRSLLDNSSFTLFDQPYCYVKNKGCSNVVGSCNGLILLAGDSFTGLQRDYWFRLWNPATKTTSKIFGKFYDFQYQRWPFVLGFDDSTDTYKVVVSRYIKDQLKTEVRVLSFSDDVWRNIESFPGVRLNWNYGEHSFYVGVFSGVYLSGTINWLASHNNIDYNSHIIRNKTVEDYVIVSLDLRTEMYNQYLLPQVSDEVPPTKPTIGVLGGCLCLSHSLRKTDFVIWRMKKFGVEDSWTQFLKISYHNLQIDYDNFSYCQKRHFQLIPLLLFEDRDTLMLSSNLESQAFLYNWKDNRVQRIKVTANITRDYLYWDSVKDYVESLVPIH; the protein is encoded by the coding sequence ATGAACCCGTCGCCGATCATCCTTCCCGATGATCTCATTGCCGAATTACTTTCCTTTCTTCCCGTCAAATATCTTCTTCAATTTAAGTGTGTCTGTAACTCTTGGAAAATTCTCATCTCTGATTCCGCCTTCGTCAAATTGCACCTCAAGAGATCTGCAACACAAAATCCCATGTTAGCACTAATCATGTATCACGTGAAGATTAATCCCAGAGAGTCTCCCTACAGTAATGACTATGAATATGAACAGAGTTATAGCGTTGTTCCATATCTCAGTCGTAGTTTACTCGATAATTCCTCATTCACCCTTTTTGACCAGCCTTACTGTTATGTGAAAAACAAAGGATGCTCTAATGTTGTTGGTTCCTGTAATGGATTGATTCTTTTGGCTGGTGATTCCTTCACCGGTCTCCAAAGAGATTACTGGTTTCGATTGTGGAATCCAGCCACCAAGACAACATCTAAAATATTTGGAAAGTTTTATGATTTTCAATATCAACGCTGGCCCTTTGTGTTAGGTTTCGATGATTCAACAGACACTTATAAAGTGGTGGTGTCCCGTTACATCAAAGATCAACTGAAAACTGAGGTGAGAGTTCTTAGTTTCAGTGATGATGTTTGGAGAAACATTGAAAGTTTTCCAGGTGTTCGTCTTAATTGGAACTATGGTGAACATAGTTTCTATGTTGGAGTGTTTAGTGGTGTGTATTTGAGTGGTACTATTAACTGGTTGGCTAGCCACAACAACATTGACTACAATAGTCATATTATTAGGAATAAAACTGTTGAAGATTATGTTATTGTTTCTCTTGATTTGAGGACTGAGATGTACAATCAATATCTATTGCCCCAGGTTTCTGATGAAGTGCCGCCTACAAAACCAACCATTGGTGTTTTAGGGGGCTGCCTTTGTTTATCTCATTCTTTGAGGAAAACTGATTTTGTTATATGGCGGATGAAGAAATTTGGAGTTGAAGATTCTTGGACTCAATTTCTTAAAATTAGTTATCACAATCTTCAAATAGATTATGATAACTTTAGTTACTGTCAGAAGCGTCATTTTCAATTGATACCGTTGCTTCTTTTCGAAGATCGTGATACACTTATGCTCAGTAGCAATCTTGAATCCCAAGCATTTCTCTATAATTGGAAAGATAATAGAGTACAACGAATAAAAGTTACTGCAAATATAACGAGAGATTATTTATATTGGGATTCGGTCAAAGATTATGTTGAAAGCCTTGTTCCAATTCATTAA
- the LOC131614410 gene encoding F-box/kelch-repeat protein At3g23880-like, with translation MKPLPLILPNDSGYYSSEYWFYVWNPATRTSKKCGCFRESASTSIFSFAFGCDNSTGAYKVVAYRYFKTDSGVLTSEVRVLSLGGDDVWRNIESFPIVPYHVNYEDSDGYLNGTLNWLANHNAECYIYPCTDPDPVEQFVIVSLDLGTETYHQYLLPSGFEEVPPRQPYIVMLGGCLCFSYCHKETGFVIWQMKKFGDKDSWTQLFQISYQNLQIDYNEYIKHRLRLHILLLSKDSNTLLIRSTEASEAFLYNRRDQRVEPTNITPGRTSYGDTTGLEWDYIKEYVETRDWDFIKDYVETSVGWDYIKDYVESLVPLP, from the exons ATGAAGCCGCTGCCGTTGATCCTCCCTAACGATTCAG GTTATTATTCCTCCGAGTACTGGTTCTATGTTTGGAATCCTGCCACCAGAACTTCAAAAAAATGTGGGTGTTTTCGTGAGTCAGCGAGTACTTCCATTTTTTCCTTCGCATTTGGTTGTGATAATTCAACAGGCGCATATAAAGTGGTGGCCTACCGTTACTTTAAAACTGACTCGGGAGTTCTTACAAGCGAGGTGAGAGTTCTTAGTTTGGGTGGTGATGATGTTTGGAGAAACATTGAAAGTTTCCCGATTGTTCCTTATCATGTGAACTATGAGGATAGTGATGGCTATTTGAATGGCACTCTTAACTGGTTGGCCAATCACAATGCTGAATGTTATATTTATCCATGTACTGATCCTGATCCTGTTGAACAGTTTGTTATTGTTTCACTTGATTTGGGGACAGAGACGTATCATCAATACCTACTTCCTAGTGGCTTTGAAGAAGTGCCGCCTAGACAACCATATATTGTTATGTTGGGAGGCTGCCTTTGTTTTTCTTATTGTCATAAGGAAACTGGTTTTGTTATATGGCAGATGAAGAAATTTGGAGATAAAGATTCTTGGACTCAATTATTTCAAATTAGTTATCAAAATCTTCAAATTGATTATAATGAATATATAAAGCATCGACTTAGATTGCATATTTTGCTTCTTTCCAAGGATTCTAATACACTGTTAATTAGGAGCACTGAAGCATCCGAAGCATTTCTCTATAATCGGAGAGATCAAAGAGTAGAGCCTACGAATATTACTCCAGGTAGAACTAGTTATGGTGATACAACTGGTTTAGAGTGGGACTATATCAAGGAATATGTTGAAACTAGGGATTGGGACTTTATCAAGGATTATGTTGAAACTAGTGTAGGTTGGGACTATATCAAGGATTATGTTGAAAGCTTAGTTCCTCTTCCatga